Proteins found in one Lycium ferocissimum isolate CSIRO_LF1 chromosome 6, AGI_CSIRO_Lferr_CH_V1, whole genome shotgun sequence genomic segment:
- the LOC132060295 gene encoding pentatricopeptide repeat-containing protein At2g41720 isoform X4, translating to MGSIEHSIHVFNWMKNQKNYCARSDIYNMMIRLHARHNRVDQARGLFFEMQKWRCQPNVETYNALISAHGKAGQWRWAKNIMEDMLRASIPPNRSTYNNLINACGSSGNWREALKVCKEMTENGVGPDLVTHNIVLSAYKNGSQYGKALSYFELMKGTKVRPDTTTLNIVINCLVKLGKYQEAVEIFNSMREKRAECVPDIVTFTTIMHMYSVSGQVKNCEAVFNTMLAEGLKPNIVSYNTLVGAYASNGMAREALSIFDKMKSNGIRPDVVSYTSLLNAYGRSEQPERAMETFGRMKRNNLKPNLVSYNVLIDAYGSNGLLEKAVQVLREMESDGLQPNVVTISTLLAASGRCCKKVNIDSILQAAEMRGIELNTVAYNSAIGSYMNVGEYEKALTLYKSMRKKKVMPDSVTYNVLISGCCRMSNYLEALEFLDEMIDLKIPFTKEVFSSAICAYTKQGQLAEAESMFSTMKTEGFQPDVIAYTTMLNAYSVGEDWEKAFAVFQEMELNGVLPDAIACSALMRSFNRGCQPDKVLLVADFMKERNIPFTEAVLFELVSASSILRDWRTITEIITIMEASLPYVSVGILNQLLHSIGKSGKTETMIKFFYKVVTSGAEVNLVTYSILLKNLLAAGNWRKYIEVLEWMEDGGLQPSSNMYDDILFFAQRSGGTENAVVIKQRVESLRKKSRDETTNELLWR from the exons ATGGGTTCGATCGAGCATAGCATTCATGTTTTCAATTGGATGAAAAATCAGAAGAATTATTGTGCAAGAAGCGATATCTACAACATGATGATCAGGTTACATGCTAGACATAATCGGGTTGATCAGGCACGTGGCTTGTTTTTTGAGATGCAAAAGTGGAG GTGCCAACCTAATGTTGAGACCTATAATGCCCTTATCAGTGCACATGGTAAAGCTGGGCAATGGCGTTGGGCAAAAAATATCATGGAAGACATGCTCCGCGCTTCT ATTCCACCAAATCGATCAACCTACAACAACTTGATAAATGCATGTGGATCTAGTGGAAATTGGAGAGAGGCTCTTAAAGTTTGCAAAGAAATGACTGAAAATGGAGTTGGACCTGATCTGGTGACTCATAATATTGTGTTATCTGCCTATAAAAATGGTTCCCAGTACGGAAAAGCCCTTTCCTATTTCGAACTAATGAAGGGAACTAAAGTCCGTCCTGACACTACTACCCTTAATATCGTGATAAACTGTCTTGTAAAGCTCGGAAAATATCAGGAAGCTGTTGAGATATTTAACTCAATGAGAGAAAAAAGAGCTGAATGTGTTCCCGACATAGTCACATTTACCACTATCATGCACATGTATTCTGTTTCTGGCCAAGTAAAAAACTGTGAGGCTGTTTTTAACACAATGCTTGCAGAAGGTCTGAAACCTAATATTGTGTCATATAATACCTTAGTAGGTGCTTATGCTTCAAATGGGATGGCTCGGGAAGCTTTGTCAATCTTCGATAAGATGAAAAGTAATGGCATCCGCCCTGATGTAGTGTCTTATACCTCTCTACTCAATGCTTATGGGAGATCGGAACAGCCTGAAAGGGCCATGGAAACATTTGGAAGGATGAAAAGGAACAATTTGAAACCAAATTTGGTTAGTTATAATGTACTTATTGATGCTTATGGATCTAATGGACTTCTAGAGAAGGCTGTCCAAGTTCTGCGTGAAATGGAATCTGATGGCTTACAGCCCAATGTTGTTACTATTTCTACCTTATTGGCTGCAAGTGGCCGttgttgtaaaaaagtgaacaTTGATTCCATCCTACAGGCTGCGGAAATGCGTGGAATCGAGTTGAATACAGTCGCCTATAACTCCGCCATTGGGAGTTATATGAATGTTGGCGAATATGAAAAGGCTTTGACCCTATACAAGTCAatgaggaaaaagaaagttATGCCTGATTCTGTAACATATAATGTGTTGATAAGTGGTTGTTGTAGAATGTCAAATTATTTGGAGGCACTTGAATTTCTTGATGAGATGATAGATCTGAAGATTCCTTTTACGAAGGAGGTGTTTTCCTCTGCAATATGCGCTTACACTAAGCAG GGTCAACTTGCCGAGGCAGAATCTATGTTTTCGACGATGAAAACGGAAGGCTTTCAGCCTGATGTCATTGCCTATACAACAATGCTAAATGCATATAGTGTTGGAG AGGACTGGGAGAAAGCTTTTGCAGTATTCCAAGAGATGGAATTGAATGGCGTTCTTCCTGATGCTATTGCTTGTTCAGCTCTAATGAGGTCTTTTAATAGAGGATGCCAGCCTGACAAAGTTTTGCTTGTGGCGGATTttatgaaagagagaaatatcCCTTTCACCGAGGCTGTTTTATTTGAATTGGTCTCAGCCAGTAGCAT ATTACGAGATTGGAGGACGATTACAGAAATTATTACAATAATGGAGGCATCACTCCCTTATGTGTCTGTTGGAATTCTAAACCAGCTTCTGCATAGTATTGGAAAATCTGGAAAGACAGAAACCATGATAAAA TTTTTCTATAAGGTAGTCACATCAGGCGCAGAAGTTAACTTAGTAACCTATTCAATTCTGCTGAAAAATCTTTTGGCTGctggaaattggaggaaatatATTGAG GTGTTGGAATGGATGGAGGATGGAGGACTTCAGCCATCAAGTAATATGTATGACGATATACTCTTCTTTGCTCAACGTAGTGGAGGGACCGAGAATGCTGTTGTTATAAAACAAAGAGTCG AATCCTTAAGAAAGAAATCGCGAGATGAAACAACAAATGAGCTGCTTTGGAGATGA
- the LOC132060295 gene encoding pentatricopeptide repeat-containing protein At2g41720 isoform X3 — MKLNHWDDIEGVLNRWAGRFARKNFLILTKEITQMGSIEHSIHVFNWMKNQKNYCARSDIYNMMIRLHARHNRVDQARGLFFEMQKWRCQPNVETYNALISAHGKAGQWRWAKNIMEDMLRASIPPNRSTYNNLINACGSSGNWREALKVCKEMTENGVGPDLVTHNIVLSAYKNGSQYGKALSYFELMKGTKVRPDTTTLNIVINCLVKLGKYQEAVEIFNSMREKRAECVPDIVTFTTIMHMYSVSGQVKNCEAVFNTMLAEGLKPNIVSYNTLVGAYASNGMAREALSIFDKMKSNGIRPDVVSYTSLLNAYGRSEQPERAMETFGRMKRNNLKPNLVSYNVLIDAYGSNGLLEKAVQVLREMESDGLQPNVVTISTLLAASGRCCKKVNIDSILQAAEMRGIELNTVAYNSAIGSYMNVGEYEKALTLYKSMRKKKVMPDSVTYNVLISGCCRMSNYLEALEFLDEMIDLKIPFTKEVFSSAICAYTKQGQLAEAESMFSTMKTEGFQPDVIAYTTMLNAYSVGEDWEKAFAVFQEMELNGVLPDAIACSALMRSFNRGCQPDKVLLVADFMKERNIPFTEAVLFELVSASSILRDWRTITEIITIMEASLPYVSVGILNQLLHSIGKSGKTETMIKFFYKVVTSGAEVNLVTYSILLKNLLAAGNWRKYIEVLEWMEDGGLQPSSNMYDDILFFAQRSGGTENAVVIKQRVESLRKKSRDETTNELLWR; from the exons ATGAAGCTTAATCATTGGGATGATATTGAAGGTGTATTGAATCGTTGGGCTGGacgttttgcaagaaagaacTTCCTCATTCTTACAAAG GAAATTACTCAAATGGGTTCGATCGAGCATAGCATTCATGTTTTCAATTGGATGAAAAATCAGAAGAATTATTGTGCAAGAAGCGATATCTACAACATGATGATCAGGTTACATGCTAGACATAATCGGGTTGATCAGGCACGTGGCTTGTTTTTTGAGATGCAAAAGTGGAG GTGCCAACCTAATGTTGAGACCTATAATGCCCTTATCAGTGCACATGGTAAAGCTGGGCAATGGCGTTGGGCAAAAAATATCATGGAAGACATGCTCCGCGCTTCT ATTCCACCAAATCGATCAACCTACAACAACTTGATAAATGCATGTGGATCTAGTGGAAATTGGAGAGAGGCTCTTAAAGTTTGCAAAGAAATGACTGAAAATGGAGTTGGACCTGATCTGGTGACTCATAATATTGTGTTATCTGCCTATAAAAATGGTTCCCAGTACGGAAAAGCCCTTTCCTATTTCGAACTAATGAAGGGAACTAAAGTCCGTCCTGACACTACTACCCTTAATATCGTGATAAACTGTCTTGTAAAGCTCGGAAAATATCAGGAAGCTGTTGAGATATTTAACTCAATGAGAGAAAAAAGAGCTGAATGTGTTCCCGACATAGTCACATTTACCACTATCATGCACATGTATTCTGTTTCTGGCCAAGTAAAAAACTGTGAGGCTGTTTTTAACACAATGCTTGCAGAAGGTCTGAAACCTAATATTGTGTCATATAATACCTTAGTAGGTGCTTATGCTTCAAATGGGATGGCTCGGGAAGCTTTGTCAATCTTCGATAAGATGAAAAGTAATGGCATCCGCCCTGATGTAGTGTCTTATACCTCTCTACTCAATGCTTATGGGAGATCGGAACAGCCTGAAAGGGCCATGGAAACATTTGGAAGGATGAAAAGGAACAATTTGAAACCAAATTTGGTTAGTTATAATGTACTTATTGATGCTTATGGATCTAATGGACTTCTAGAGAAGGCTGTCCAAGTTCTGCGTGAAATGGAATCTGATGGCTTACAGCCCAATGTTGTTACTATTTCTACCTTATTGGCTGCAAGTGGCCGttgttgtaaaaaagtgaacaTTGATTCCATCCTACAGGCTGCGGAAATGCGTGGAATCGAGTTGAATACAGTCGCCTATAACTCCGCCATTGGGAGTTATATGAATGTTGGCGAATATGAAAAGGCTTTGACCCTATACAAGTCAatgaggaaaaagaaagttATGCCTGATTCTGTAACATATAATGTGTTGATAAGTGGTTGTTGTAGAATGTCAAATTATTTGGAGGCACTTGAATTTCTTGATGAGATGATAGATCTGAAGATTCCTTTTACGAAGGAGGTGTTTTCCTCTGCAATATGCGCTTACACTAAGCAG GGTCAACTTGCCGAGGCAGAATCTATGTTTTCGACGATGAAAACGGAAGGCTTTCAGCCTGATGTCATTGCCTATACAACAATGCTAAATGCATATAGTGTTGGAG AGGACTGGGAGAAAGCTTTTGCAGTATTCCAAGAGATGGAATTGAATGGCGTTCTTCCTGATGCTATTGCTTGTTCAGCTCTAATGAGGTCTTTTAATAGAGGATGCCAGCCTGACAAAGTTTTGCTTGTGGCGGATTttatgaaagagagaaatatcCCTTTCACCGAGGCTGTTTTATTTGAATTGGTCTCAGCCAGTAGCAT ATTACGAGATTGGAGGACGATTACAGAAATTATTACAATAATGGAGGCATCACTCCCTTATGTGTCTGTTGGAATTCTAAACCAGCTTCTGCATAGTATTGGAAAATCTGGAAAGACAGAAACCATGATAAAA TTTTTCTATAAGGTAGTCACATCAGGCGCAGAAGTTAACTTAGTAACCTATTCAATTCTGCTGAAAAATCTTTTGGCTGctggaaattggaggaaatatATTGAG GTGTTGGAATGGATGGAGGATGGAGGACTTCAGCCATCAAGTAATATGTATGACGATATACTCTTCTTTGCTCAACGTAGTGGAGGGACCGAGAATGCTGTTGTTATAAAACAAAGAGTCG AATCCTTAAGAAAGAAATCGCGAGATGAAACAACAAATGAGCTGCTTTGGAGATGA
- the LOC132060295 gene encoding pentatricopeptide repeat-containing protein At2g41720 isoform X5: MALGKKYHGRHAPRFCVYLLLFITISVHIDIPPNRSTYNNLINACGSSGNWREALKVCKEMTENGVGPDLVTHNIVLSAYKNGSQYGKALSYFELMKGTKVRPDTTTLNIVINCLVKLGKYQEAVEIFNSMREKRAECVPDIVTFTTIMHMYSVSGQVKNCEAVFNTMLAEGLKPNIVSYNTLVGAYASNGMAREALSIFDKMKSNGIRPDVVSYTSLLNAYGRSEQPERAMETFGRMKRNNLKPNLVSYNVLIDAYGSNGLLEKAVQVLREMESDGLQPNVVTISTLLAASGRCCKKVNIDSILQAAEMRGIELNTVAYNSAIGSYMNVGEYEKALTLYKSMRKKKVMPDSVTYNVLISGCCRMSNYLEALEFLDEMIDLKIPFTKEVFSSAICAYTKQGQLAEAESMFSTMKTEGFQPDVIAYTTMLNAYSVGEDWEKAFAVFQEMELNGVLPDAIACSALMRSFNRGCQPDKVLLVADFMKERNIPFTEAVLFELVSASSILRDWRTITEIITIMEASLPYVSVGILNQLLHSIGKSGKTETMIKFFYKVVTSGAEVNLVTYSILLKNLLAAGNWRKYIEVLEWMEDGGLQPSSNMYDDILFFAQRSGGTENAVVIKQRVESLRKKSRDETTNELLWR; the protein is encoded by the exons ATGGCGTTGGGCAAAAAATATCATGGAAGACATGCTCCGCGCTTCTGTGTGTATTTACTCCTCTTTATTACGATATCTGTGCATATTGAT ATTCCACCAAATCGATCAACCTACAACAACTTGATAAATGCATGTGGATCTAGTGGAAATTGGAGAGAGGCTCTTAAAGTTTGCAAAGAAATGACTGAAAATGGAGTTGGACCTGATCTGGTGACTCATAATATTGTGTTATCTGCCTATAAAAATGGTTCCCAGTACGGAAAAGCCCTTTCCTATTTCGAACTAATGAAGGGAACTAAAGTCCGTCCTGACACTACTACCCTTAATATCGTGATAAACTGTCTTGTAAAGCTCGGAAAATATCAGGAAGCTGTTGAGATATTTAACTCAATGAGAGAAAAAAGAGCTGAATGTGTTCCCGACATAGTCACATTTACCACTATCATGCACATGTATTCTGTTTCTGGCCAAGTAAAAAACTGTGAGGCTGTTTTTAACACAATGCTTGCAGAAGGTCTGAAACCTAATATTGTGTCATATAATACCTTAGTAGGTGCTTATGCTTCAAATGGGATGGCTCGGGAAGCTTTGTCAATCTTCGATAAGATGAAAAGTAATGGCATCCGCCCTGATGTAGTGTCTTATACCTCTCTACTCAATGCTTATGGGAGATCGGAACAGCCTGAAAGGGCCATGGAAACATTTGGAAGGATGAAAAGGAACAATTTGAAACCAAATTTGGTTAGTTATAATGTACTTATTGATGCTTATGGATCTAATGGACTTCTAGAGAAGGCTGTCCAAGTTCTGCGTGAAATGGAATCTGATGGCTTACAGCCCAATGTTGTTACTATTTCTACCTTATTGGCTGCAAGTGGCCGttgttgtaaaaaagtgaacaTTGATTCCATCCTACAGGCTGCGGAAATGCGTGGAATCGAGTTGAATACAGTCGCCTATAACTCCGCCATTGGGAGTTATATGAATGTTGGCGAATATGAAAAGGCTTTGACCCTATACAAGTCAatgaggaaaaagaaagttATGCCTGATTCTGTAACATATAATGTGTTGATAAGTGGTTGTTGTAGAATGTCAAATTATTTGGAGGCACTTGAATTTCTTGATGAGATGATAGATCTGAAGATTCCTTTTACGAAGGAGGTGTTTTCCTCTGCAATATGCGCTTACACTAAGCAG GGTCAACTTGCCGAGGCAGAATCTATGTTTTCGACGATGAAAACGGAAGGCTTTCAGCCTGATGTCATTGCCTATACAACAATGCTAAATGCATATAGTGTTGGAG AGGACTGGGAGAAAGCTTTTGCAGTATTCCAAGAGATGGAATTGAATGGCGTTCTTCCTGATGCTATTGCTTGTTCAGCTCTAATGAGGTCTTTTAATAGAGGATGCCAGCCTGACAAAGTTTTGCTTGTGGCGGATTttatgaaagagagaaatatcCCTTTCACCGAGGCTGTTTTATTTGAATTGGTCTCAGCCAGTAGCAT ATTACGAGATTGGAGGACGATTACAGAAATTATTACAATAATGGAGGCATCACTCCCTTATGTGTCTGTTGGAATTCTAAACCAGCTTCTGCATAGTATTGGAAAATCTGGAAAGACAGAAACCATGATAAAA TTTTTCTATAAGGTAGTCACATCAGGCGCAGAAGTTAACTTAGTAACCTATTCAATTCTGCTGAAAAATCTTTTGGCTGctggaaattggaggaaatatATTGAG GTGTTGGAATGGATGGAGGATGGAGGACTTCAGCCATCAAGTAATATGTATGACGATATACTCTTCTTTGCTCAACGTAGTGGAGGGACCGAGAATGCTGTTGTTATAAAACAAAGAGTCG AATCCTTAAGAAAGAAATCGCGAGATGAAACAACAAATGAGCTGCTTTGGAGATGA
- the LOC132060295 gene encoding pentatricopeptide repeat-containing protein At2g41720 isoform X1 codes for MKLNHWDDIQGVLNCWAGRFSRKNYPILIKEITQMGSIEHSIHVFNWMKNQKNYCARSDIYNMMIRLHARHNRVDQARGLFFEMQKWRCQPNVETYNALISAHGKAGQWRWAKNIMEDMLRASIPPNRSTYNNLINACGSSGNWREALKVCKEMTENGVGPDLVTHNIVLSAYKNGSQYGKALSYFELMKGTKVRPDTTTLNIVINCLVKLGKYQEAVEIFNSMREKRAECVPDIVTFTTIMHMYSVSGQVKNCEAVFNTMLAEGLKPNIVSYNTLVGAYASNGMAREALSIFDKMKSNGIRPDVVSYTSLLNAYGRSEQPERAMETFGRMKRNNLKPNLVSYNVLIDAYGSNGLLEKAVQVLREMESDGLQPNVVTISTLLAASGRCCKKVNIDSILQAAEMRGIELNTVAYNSAIGSYMNVGEYEKALTLYKSMRKKKVMPDSVTYNVLISGCCRMSNYLEALEFLDEMIDLKIPFTKEVFSSAICAYTKQGQLAEAESMFSTMKTEGFQPDVIAYTTMLNAYSVGEDWEKAFAVFQEMELNGVLPDAIACSALMRSFNRGCQPDKVLLVADFMKERNIPFTEAVLFELVSASSILRDWRTITEIITIMEASLPYVSVGILNQLLHSIGKSGKTETMIKFFYKVVTSGAEVNLVTYSILLKNLLAAGNWRKYIEVLEWMEDGGLQPSSNMYDDILFFAQRSGGTENAVVIKQRVESLRKKSRDETTNELLWR; via the exons ATGAAACTTAATCATTGGGATGATATTCAAGGTGTTTTGAATTGTTGGGCTGGAAGgttttcaagaaagaattaTCCCATTCTTATAAAG GAAATTACTCAAATGGGTTCGATCGAGCATAGCATTCATGTTTTCAATTGGATGAAAAATCAGAAGAATTATTGTGCAAGAAGCGATATCTACAACATGATGATCAGGTTACATGCTAGACATAATCGGGTTGATCAGGCACGTGGCTTGTTTTTTGAGATGCAAAAGTGGAG GTGCCAACCTAATGTTGAGACCTATAATGCCCTTATCAGTGCACATGGTAAAGCTGGGCAATGGCGTTGGGCAAAAAATATCATGGAAGACATGCTCCGCGCTTCT ATTCCACCAAATCGATCAACCTACAACAACTTGATAAATGCATGTGGATCTAGTGGAAATTGGAGAGAGGCTCTTAAAGTTTGCAAAGAAATGACTGAAAATGGAGTTGGACCTGATCTGGTGACTCATAATATTGTGTTATCTGCCTATAAAAATGGTTCCCAGTACGGAAAAGCCCTTTCCTATTTCGAACTAATGAAGGGAACTAAAGTCCGTCCTGACACTACTACCCTTAATATCGTGATAAACTGTCTTGTAAAGCTCGGAAAATATCAGGAAGCTGTTGAGATATTTAACTCAATGAGAGAAAAAAGAGCTGAATGTGTTCCCGACATAGTCACATTTACCACTATCATGCACATGTATTCTGTTTCTGGCCAAGTAAAAAACTGTGAGGCTGTTTTTAACACAATGCTTGCAGAAGGTCTGAAACCTAATATTGTGTCATATAATACCTTAGTAGGTGCTTATGCTTCAAATGGGATGGCTCGGGAAGCTTTGTCAATCTTCGATAAGATGAAAAGTAATGGCATCCGCCCTGATGTAGTGTCTTATACCTCTCTACTCAATGCTTATGGGAGATCGGAACAGCCTGAAAGGGCCATGGAAACATTTGGAAGGATGAAAAGGAACAATTTGAAACCAAATTTGGTTAGTTATAATGTACTTATTGATGCTTATGGATCTAATGGACTTCTAGAGAAGGCTGTCCAAGTTCTGCGTGAAATGGAATCTGATGGCTTACAGCCCAATGTTGTTACTATTTCTACCTTATTGGCTGCAAGTGGCCGttgttgtaaaaaagtgaacaTTGATTCCATCCTACAGGCTGCGGAAATGCGTGGAATCGAGTTGAATACAGTCGCCTATAACTCCGCCATTGGGAGTTATATGAATGTTGGCGAATATGAAAAGGCTTTGACCCTATACAAGTCAatgaggaaaaagaaagttATGCCTGATTCTGTAACATATAATGTGTTGATAAGTGGTTGTTGTAGAATGTCAAATTATTTGGAGGCACTTGAATTTCTTGATGAGATGATAGATCTGAAGATTCCTTTTACGAAGGAGGTGTTTTCCTCTGCAATATGCGCTTACACTAAGCAG GGTCAACTTGCCGAGGCAGAATCTATGTTTTCGACGATGAAAACGGAAGGCTTTCAGCCTGATGTCATTGCCTATACAACAATGCTAAATGCATATAGTGTTGGAG AGGACTGGGAGAAAGCTTTTGCAGTATTCCAAGAGATGGAATTGAATGGCGTTCTTCCTGATGCTATTGCTTGTTCAGCTCTAATGAGGTCTTTTAATAGAGGATGCCAGCCTGACAAAGTTTTGCTTGTGGCGGATTttatgaaagagagaaatatcCCTTTCACCGAGGCTGTTTTATTTGAATTGGTCTCAGCCAGTAGCAT ATTACGAGATTGGAGGACGATTACAGAAATTATTACAATAATGGAGGCATCACTCCCTTATGTGTCTGTTGGAATTCTAAACCAGCTTCTGCATAGTATTGGAAAATCTGGAAAGACAGAAACCATGATAAAA TTTTTCTATAAGGTAGTCACATCAGGCGCAGAAGTTAACTTAGTAACCTATTCAATTCTGCTGAAAAATCTTTTGGCTGctggaaattggaggaaatatATTGAG GTGTTGGAATGGATGGAGGATGGAGGACTTCAGCCATCAAGTAATATGTATGACGATATACTCTTCTTTGCTCAACGTAGTGGAGGGACCGAGAATGCTGTTGTTATAAAACAAAGAGTCG AATCCTTAAGAAAGAAATCGCGAGATGAAACAACAAATGAGCTGCTTTGGAGATGA
- the LOC132060295 gene encoding pentatricopeptide repeat-containing protein At2g41720 isoform X2: MKLNHWDDIQGVLNCWAGRVSRKNYPILIKEITQMGSIEHSIHVFNWMKNQKNYCARSDIYNMMIRLHARHNRVDQARGLFFEMQKWRCQPNVETYNALISAHGKAGQWRWAKNIMEDMLRASIPPNRSTYNNLINACGSSGNWREALKVCKEMTENGVGPDLVTHNIVLSAYKNGSQYGKALSYFELMKGTKVRPDTTTLNIVINCLVKLGKYQEAVEIFNSMREKRAECVPDIVTFTTIMHMYSVSGQVKNCEAVFNTMLAEGLKPNIVSYNTLVGAYASNGMAREALSIFDKMKSNGIRPDVVSYTSLLNAYGRSEQPERAMETFGRMKRNNLKPNLVSYNVLIDAYGSNGLLEKAVQVLREMESDGLQPNVVTISTLLAASGRCCKKVNIDSILQAAEMRGIELNTVAYNSAIGSYMNVGEYEKALTLYKSMRKKKVMPDSVTYNVLISGCCRMSNYLEALEFLDEMIDLKIPFTKEVFSSAICAYTKQGQLAEAESMFSTMKTEGFQPDVIAYTTMLNAYSVGEDWEKAFAVFQEMELNGVLPDAIACSALMRSFNRGCQPDKVLLVADFMKERNIPFTEAVLFELVSASSILRDWRTITEIITIMEASLPYVSVGILNQLLHSIGKSGKTETMIKFFYKVVTSGAEVNLVTYSILLKNLLAAGNWRKYIEVLEWMEDGGLQPSSNMYDDILFFAQRSGGTENAVVIKQRVESLRKKSRDETTNELLWR, from the exons ATGAAACTTAATCATTGGGATGATATTCAAGGTGTTTTGAATTGTTGGGCTGGAAGGGTTTCAAGAAAGAATTACCCCATTCttataaag GAAATTACTCAAATGGGTTCGATCGAGCATAGCATTCATGTTTTCAATTGGATGAAAAATCAGAAGAATTATTGTGCAAGAAGCGATATCTACAACATGATGATCAGGTTACATGCTAGACATAATCGGGTTGATCAGGCACGTGGCTTGTTTTTTGAGATGCAAAAGTGGAG GTGCCAACCTAATGTTGAGACCTATAATGCCCTTATCAGTGCACATGGTAAAGCTGGGCAATGGCGTTGGGCAAAAAATATCATGGAAGACATGCTCCGCGCTTCT ATTCCACCAAATCGATCAACCTACAACAACTTGATAAATGCATGTGGATCTAGTGGAAATTGGAGAGAGGCTCTTAAAGTTTGCAAAGAAATGACTGAAAATGGAGTTGGACCTGATCTGGTGACTCATAATATTGTGTTATCTGCCTATAAAAATGGTTCCCAGTACGGAAAAGCCCTTTCCTATTTCGAACTAATGAAGGGAACTAAAGTCCGTCCTGACACTACTACCCTTAATATCGTGATAAACTGTCTTGTAAAGCTCGGAAAATATCAGGAAGCTGTTGAGATATTTAACTCAATGAGAGAAAAAAGAGCTGAATGTGTTCCCGACATAGTCACATTTACCACTATCATGCACATGTATTCTGTTTCTGGCCAAGTAAAAAACTGTGAGGCTGTTTTTAACACAATGCTTGCAGAAGGTCTGAAACCTAATATTGTGTCATATAATACCTTAGTAGGTGCTTATGCTTCAAATGGGATGGCTCGGGAAGCTTTGTCAATCTTCGATAAGATGAAAAGTAATGGCATCCGCCCTGATGTAGTGTCTTATACCTCTCTACTCAATGCTTATGGGAGATCGGAACAGCCTGAAAGGGCCATGGAAACATTTGGAAGGATGAAAAGGAACAATTTGAAACCAAATTTGGTTAGTTATAATGTACTTATTGATGCTTATGGATCTAATGGACTTCTAGAGAAGGCTGTCCAAGTTCTGCGTGAAATGGAATCTGATGGCTTACAGCCCAATGTTGTTACTATTTCTACCTTATTGGCTGCAAGTGGCCGttgttgtaaaaaagtgaacaTTGATTCCATCCTACAGGCTGCGGAAATGCGTGGAATCGAGTTGAATACAGTCGCCTATAACTCCGCCATTGGGAGTTATATGAATGTTGGCGAATATGAAAAGGCTTTGACCCTATACAAGTCAatgaggaaaaagaaagttATGCCTGATTCTGTAACATATAATGTGTTGATAAGTGGTTGTTGTAGAATGTCAAATTATTTGGAGGCACTTGAATTTCTTGATGAGATGATAGATCTGAAGATTCCTTTTACGAAGGAGGTGTTTTCCTCTGCAATATGCGCTTACACTAAGCAG GGTCAACTTGCCGAGGCAGAATCTATGTTTTCGACGATGAAAACGGAAGGCTTTCAGCCTGATGTCATTGCCTATACAACAATGCTAAATGCATATAGTGTTGGAG AGGACTGGGAGAAAGCTTTTGCAGTATTCCAAGAGATGGAATTGAATGGCGTTCTTCCTGATGCTATTGCTTGTTCAGCTCTAATGAGGTCTTTTAATAGAGGATGCCAGCCTGACAAAGTTTTGCTTGTGGCGGATTttatgaaagagagaaatatcCCTTTCACCGAGGCTGTTTTATTTGAATTGGTCTCAGCCAGTAGCAT ATTACGAGATTGGAGGACGATTACAGAAATTATTACAATAATGGAGGCATCACTCCCTTATGTGTCTGTTGGAATTCTAAACCAGCTTCTGCATAGTATTGGAAAATCTGGAAAGACAGAAACCATGATAAAA TTTTTCTATAAGGTAGTCACATCAGGCGCAGAAGTTAACTTAGTAACCTATTCAATTCTGCTGAAAAATCTTTTGGCTGctggaaattggaggaaatatATTGAG GTGTTGGAATGGATGGAGGATGGAGGACTTCAGCCATCAAGTAATATGTATGACGATATACTCTTCTTTGCTCAACGTAGTGGAGGGACCGAGAATGCTGTTGTTATAAAACAAAGAGTCG AATCCTTAAGAAAGAAATCGCGAGATGAAACAACAAATGAGCTGCTTTGGAGATGA